The DNA window tatctcttttgatccttataacaactctatgaagtaagtgttattcttatctccattttacaaattaagaaactgaggctgaaagggttaagtgatcttAGGAATCTTAAACATTGTagtaattttatttgcataattccaaattgttttcctaagTGATTATACTAAATCACagttccaccagcaatgcattagtagTAGCATTTTTTTCCAAAACCTCCCCACTTACTAtacccatcttttgtcatctttgtcaatttgctgggtgtgaggtgaaatatttttttttaaattgtgtttttatTATCATTGGTAACATGGAAAATTCTTTTGCATACTTGTTAATAGTATGattcttttaagaactgtttGTATACTTTGACTACTTATGTATTAAGGAATGACTTTTGGACAACTTGGAGAGTATCTAGAGTTGGACAGTCAGGAAAGGAAAAGCCCATGGAGAGAGTGCCATTGAGGACTGGTTCAAAGAACTAGtgatgcttagcctggagaaagGAAAACTTAGAGGTAACAGATATGCTGGCTATTTTCCAGGATTTGAAGGCCCTAAAATGAGCAACTTTTGTTTTCTTGGGTCCCAGAAGATGAACTAGGTCTAGTGTGTAGAAATTGAAAAGAGGTGGATATGCATTTTCCATGCCAATTAAAGCTActtaaaaatggaatggattaCTTCAGATCTTTCAAGGGCTTGATACCAACTGGTCTGGCATGTACAGAAGATTTTTGTTAACATACAAAATGGCCTAGATAATCTCTGATCTCTGTTCTGTTCCTGAGATTTTGCTCTATTACActtggcaaattatttaacctttctatgtttcagtttcctcatgtataaaatggggacaacaattGACTATGTGGCAGTACAGCTTCTTTGGGGAGCTATGGTAGGAGCTTCTGACAAAGGATAATGGAGATGCTTTGAGATTCATAAGTTAATAAGTGTTGAGTTAATAAGTAGTGAACTGCCTATTTAATTTACTTTTGACAAGTTATATAAAGtcattgggtctcagtttcctaatttgtagaATAAGAAGATTAGGATAGATAACCTAATGCCCCATTTTTCTATCTGACTTCTATACCTGTTGAACTTTGAAGTTATAAAATTTGACCCCTATGTTTCTAAGAAAATTAAACTTTGAGTTTCTCTGTCAGCAGCATGTAGATTCtgtgcatatatattttgtaCTGCATTTCAAAGACAGTTTGGGAACATATTTCCTACAGGACaagtatttttattgtattatagtTTTTTGGCATATAATATTTAGATTATCTCTAAGCATTTAATAATCAAGAACTCATGCATACTTCTAAGATTGTCTTTTAATTCTATTCTATAAaactttcttccatttaaaaaatttgagttccagatGAACTCTCTTTTTCAGAGAATCTATCACTTTGGAGTGTTTTGAATATAAGATAGAGTCTGTTAGAGGCCACTGATGCTGTATGTCAGACTGAATAGGGACATCCATCACATCTTGATTCCTTCATGATTTGTTTATTATCGTTCCCAACATTCAATCAATGAGAAAGGGTAGTAAGTTCTCAGCAACTTAGAGACTTTAATTATGGTCCAGGTTCTtttactaactagctatgtgatcttgtgTTATTTACTTAGTCTTTCTCTTCATCTTAGTGTTCTTTGCACGGGCAAGAAGTTAGACTAGTTAACGTTGCTAAGGTctcttctatttaaaaattttataattctattaAAACTTTCaagattttattaagcacttcctatgtgaaaatcattttattatctgttgagtatataaagacaaaaaggaaaatagtacctgcccctcagggagtttacattcctATGTATGTGTTATAAATGTCAAGCCACAACAAAAACATCAGATAATGGTAGATATAGACTTGAACATCTATAAAACAGGTTTTATTTCTCAAACTTTACCAAGGTCTTAAAACTACCCTCTGCTGAAAGAAAATGGTTTATGTAATGACATTTTATTAAATCTATGCTATATGACCAAGATTGGTGATAGAACAAAGAAGCTACTTTGAACTGGGATTAagatttttccctccttttttgtttCAAGTTCATTATAATCATTTTAGTCTCATAGATCTCAGTGGCTTATTAGAAGGGTGCAGGGTAAAGAGCCCTGTGAGAGGTAGCTCATAAACAGAATAGGTAAATATATAAACTATCAAAACATatggattggggggcagctaggtggctcagtggataaagcactggccctggattcaggaggccctgagttcaaatccagcatcagacacttgacacttacttactatctatgtgacccttggcaagtcttttaatcctcattgccctgcaagaacagaaacaaaaataaatggattGGTAGAAATGGAAAATCCAGTCTAAATTTTTCTCATAAGATCAAATATTGTCAAGTAAGTCCTCAAAAAATTTCTCAAAAACAGACAGCCCTTGTACCCTTGTACTCATGTTTAACATttccaaattttaacattgaCATTCAGAGTTTAAAGTTTTGACAGAAGATGCTGCGAATGAAATAATTCTTGCATTTAATCTTTCCTTCTtataccatttttcttttttcagtaccTGAAAAAGATGAGCTCTAGCCTAAAAAATATCTAAGCACAAATTCAGACTTACTGACATATATTAATCtagtcatttctcaaatacagccccatatacttactacctgtttgaccttgaccaagtcacttaacctctgtctgcctcggttttccCACCTATAAGATGGGATAAATAACAGCTACGCCAATCTTCAAATCCATCACAAAGTAGTAGAAGGATTATGGGGAcaacacttatttttttaaacagtttgataattgtattttagCATGATTGGTTTATTTTGTaaccccaaatattttattttctgcatttcaaaacattattttaaaaaaaggttcagaatgccaaaggggtctatgactcatacaaaaatgttaagaacccctgatctaaacATATGCTAGAGTTTTCTATCTCTCTGCTAAAATAAAGCAGTTGATAAATATGTTTCTTCACTTGATGATAATTTTGTTCTTCAAAAAAAGTAGAAGcattaataatagcatttatacatAGCACTCTAAAgtattcaaagtgctttacagatattctctcatttgatcctctcaacaaccttgggaggtaggtgctgttatttatcCCATCTTATAGGTgggaaaaccgaggcaaacagaggttaagtgacttggtcaaggtcaaacaggtagtaagtatatggggctgtatttgaactcaggacttcctgattccaggcccagtcctcAATGTGCTACATGACTTAGCTGCCATCACTAATGGGAGATGTAATAAAATCTGTGCTGATTCTAACTATAACTTGTTTCCTATAATTTCAAGGCCTGGGTTCAATATGGGGGCCTCTCAAAAAAGTTACTTTTCTGCACTTGTCCTGCCTCAACCCAGAACTTACCCTGTGAATCACTGAGTATAGCTTGTGTTTAGATCTTTATAGTTATGAGATAAAGGATGCTCAGCTTCTGTGCAAACCCCAAACTAGCAATACACAGTATTTTGACTGTAGGACAGCTTTTATTTCACCCTATAGAAAGAGTGTAAACAACAAAAGTGACTTCTGGTAGctcattaaaaataaacacaaattctCCTTCCCTATTATGTGAATTTCCTATACATTTCTCCAGATCTGTACCCCTACCTCCCAGAAGAGAAATTACCTCAGGGTTGTTAGAAAGTCAACTCTAAACATACTAATGAGTTCCATCTTTCCCCATAGGGGCCTATACAGTTCTATAGATTCATATTACTAGCCAAATGGTTAAAGATTCTCCAGAAAGTAATAAAGCATTTGGGATCTGTTGAAAGTCTAccttttgaggcagctagatggagcagtagataaagcaccagccctggattcaggaggacctgagttcaaatccagcttctgacacttgacacttactagctgtgtgaccttgggcaagtcacttaaccctcactgccccaccaaaaaaaaaaaaagaaaaagaaaagaaattctaccTTTCATCCATAGCACCTGTGCAAGTCTAAATAACTCATGGTAATAGTGGAGGACTTATGTTTCCAACTCTTTACCTTAAAAAGCTGGTTCCAAGAATTTGTCTGAACCACAAATAATAGTAGTTGGAGCTATTTAGTTCTGCCTCTTCTCTGCAGGAAGCTGGCTCTGGAAACTTGCTGCTggtcagtcgtttcagtcatatccaactcttcatgactccctttgggggctttcttagcaaagatattggagtggttcaccatttccttctctggctcattttacagatgaggaaagtgaggcaagcagggttaagtgacttgctcagggtcacacagatagcaagtgtctgaggccagatttgagctcaggaagaagaatcttcctgactcctggccagacactctaaccactgagcaaCCTGGTAaaaatctttccctcttctctctaagAAGTTTCCCAGATGTTCAACTGGCACTGTCTAAAAGTATCCCCTCCTGAGGGTCACATGGTCTCCCACTCTGCTGCTACCTGTCCACTTGCCTTGTGTACTCTCAGTTCCTGGTCACTTATCTGTCTCAGCTTTCTctggatcactttttttttgggggggggggcagggcaatgagggttaagtgacttgcccagggtcacacagctagtaagtgtcaagtgtctgaggctggatttgaattcaggtcctcctgaatccagggccactgctttatccactgtgccacctagctgctccccacccaccccaatgCATATGTTCAGCGAAAGGCTGTGACCCTACAATTGCCTGACCTATCAAATGTTAGTGTCCAATCTACTGGGGCTCAGGGCTCAGGGGAGGGATTCCTACTTATCAAGGAAACAAATCAAAGTCCCAAATACGGTCTCATCTTTTAGCCTTGTTATGTTCTTTAGACATACACCTGACTGTATTCTCTatacaaacaataataataaactagcTTTTTAAGTAGAAGTGATGTGCTGGGATCAGTTTTGATCTCCAAGGCTACTGGTACCCCCTTCTTTCAATTACATTgtgtttattttgtgtatgttttgcatatgtttatttatttattttttgttacatgaAAACTGTTTACTATGATAAAGACATCATACAATTTTTATGATCTTGgtctttccttcttgcctttgtaCAAGGCCAGAAGAGAAACATTTGCAACTTTCACAACCTTTAAGCGGACTCCAGGAATATCACCAACAGCATGACCTTTTTGACCAAATCCAGCAACCAAAACTTCATTGTTTTCCTCAATAAAGTTCAAGCAACCATCGTTGGGAACAAAGGCGGTGATTTTTTCGCCATTCTTAATTAGCTGGACTCTCACACACTTTCTGATGGCAGAATTGGGCTGCTTGGCTTCAACACCAACTTTCTCCAAGACTATCCCTTTTGCGTGAGATGCTCCTCCAAATGGGTTGGCCTTCAAGGCTGTGCCCAAATGAGCTTTCTTGTATTGTTTGTCATGCCACTTTTGCACTCTTCTGTGGCTGTGAagctttctagctgtatgaaGACCATGGCACTTACTCATGCTGCCGCCATCTGGGCCgaagcaaaagagagaaggaagggttgtatatttttatttacatgttgttttcctcacAGAATGTGAGAGCAGGTAAAGGACTCAATTCAAAAGTGTGTcatgtttttataaaaattacAATCTCCGAAACAGAATAAGCTGAGGTCTGTAGTCAATGTAAagacaacaaaaacattttttgttttggtgttttttttaaaagagtcatCTTGAGAGTAAGAGTAAGATCCAAGAAGAGATAGGACTGCTGTTCAGAGTGAATGGCCTAATATTAATGAATGATGGAGAGAAGACAGAACTACTCAACTCCTGTTCATTTTCTCTAACAAGGAAAATAATCTGACTGGGATATATGGACCAAAAAATAGCTAAGAGAAAATCAAAACTCAAAGTAAGTGAGATCATAAAAGAATATTTAGCTATCTTCAATGAATTCAAATTAACAGACCCAGATGAACAATTCTTAGGGAGCTAAACAAACGTACAGATATGATTACTAAATTGCTGATGGTAATCTTTGAAAAATAGTGAAAAATGGGAGATTTTCCATAGGAGTAGAGAAAGCTGAATGTTTTCCTGTTTTTAAAGAAGAAggtaagttttaaaaatcattttctggGGAACCTGACCTCAATTCTTGGGAAAATTCTAAGACATAATATTTAAGTATGGTTCATAAaaatttagaaagggaagaggcaagaaaagaaagaaagaagagtttgaggcatttcaaagaaaatgaacagaagaaagttcagaggcAGTCCTTGACAAGTAGTACAGCTTTGAAAGTAGCATGTTGAATttgttatgtatatacatatataaattttaaaacaagttgtatatacatagtataaatttgcagttttatgttCTATCATCTTtatctgttctactttgtatacaGAAATGCTCATTTTGGGGGTATTTGTTAagtgcagaataaaaaaaaaataaaaaagaaggaatagattCTCCCTAGGAACCAGCATGATTTCATCAACAGTAAGTCATGCCAGACTGacctaaattcctttttttttttttttggacagaatAACTCAAATACTAGATCATAGCAATTATGTAAGAAAAAACCCTtttagatttcagagaaacatttgTCAAAATCTTTCACAGCATTTTTATGGATAATACATGATGGTGCAGTTAGGTAGATGCATAACTGATTCAGAGTGGCTATTAATAAATACTAATCTACTGTAAGGTCTGTAGTAGAATGATGCTGGACTCTGTCCTAGGTGCTTTTCTGGTCaatttttatcaatggcttggATGAAGATATAGATGACATGCTTGTCAAATTTGCACATAACAGGAAGCTGGGAAGTTCACTTAATGCATTGCTaagattccccctcccccccaatctcATTAGGCTAGAACAATGGGATGAAATtaataagatggaatttaatgAGAAAAATTTTAAGTGCTTCacttagattaaaaaacaaacaacaatcatGTGTATTAAATTGGCAGGATTTTGTTCAATCAACAATAAGACAAAGATCTTGGGGTTTTAGTAGACTACAAGGTTGATGTGAATGAACAGTGAACATGACAAAAAAAAGCTTAATGTGATCTTTAACTATATTAGAAGATCCATAGTATCCAAAGTGATAGAGCTGTGATAATCCCTCTGAAATGTGCCCTGATCAGATCATATCTGAAGAATTATTCTGTCATTGGtgtcatattttaggaaaaacaaTAGTAAGTTGGAGAGTATCCAGAGAGCACAACAAatatggtgaagggccttgacaTCTTGCCATATGAGAATGGGTTTGAATAATTGGGGATGTTTAGCCTTGAAAAGGTGGTGCTTCAATGAGACATGATgcctctttccaaatttttcaagGATTGTCATACCTCTTTCTCCCTTATTAGAACTGGGATCTGTTCCTTTTGTGATGGTCATGGGACAGAAACATtaagacttgttttgtttgaccttagaaaacaaataaacaccttttttttttatggggcaataagggttaagtgacttgcccagggtgacacagctagtaagtgtcaagtgtcggaggccagatttgaactcaggtactcctgactccagggccagtgctctatcactgcaccacctagctgccccaagaaacaaCTTTTGAAGTGAATTTGCTAAAGTAGAGACTTCCAGTAGAGGACTGACTCCAGAGGTAATGGATTCATCTTCACTTGAGGCATTCAGGTAAACAGCAATAATTACCTGTTGGTGATGTTAGActtcctctaaagtcccttccaactctaacagtCTGGAATTCTGTGAATTCTGTTTCTCCAGTACTGatatctctcctgagctccagacTCATCTTTACAACTGCCTCTCTTGGgcatcaaggtggcacagtggatagattgccaggcctagagtcaggaagacctgagttccaatctgacctcagatattttaGTAGCTGTGattccctgggcaagttacttaaccctctttacctcagtttcttcatctgtaaaatgagccagagaaggaaatggcaaaccactccagtatctttgccaagaagaccccaaatgagaccatgaagagtcagacatgactgaataccAAAAACATAGTACATTTCCAAAACAATGTCTCATcagcacctcaaattcaacataccCCATACCAACCTATCATTTTTTCCGCTCACACCCACTCCTTCTGACTTTACTATTTCCATTAATGGCACTACCATTAATCCTGCCCCCAATGTAtgaaatatcatttttttaaatgtcaggctTGGATGATGTATTCCTTAGTTTTGCCATACTGTTCCCTTCACCGCCCCCCTctcccatttttattctttattataaaggatagttgtctgagaggggaaggaggaggtacATATTGAGGAGCAAAggtgattaaaaaacaaatgtatcAGTAAAgttttgtaatcttttttttcccctttcacattcttttttggtgaggcaattggggttaagtgacttgcccagggtcacacagctagcgttaagtatctgaggtcagatttgaactcaggtcctcctgaatccagggccagtgctctatccactgcgccacctagctgccccttttttcccctttctatcccTAGAACGGATTTGagttggggttgtttttttgtggggcaataagggttacgtgacttgcccagggtcacacagctagtaagtgtcaagtgtctgaggccaactttgaactcaggtcctcctgaatccagggccagtgctttatccactgtgccacctagctgccccctatcaataaagttttttttaaaattatcttttcctttaactatttcttttctttcatctctcatATTAAATCAGTCACCAAGGACTGTCCATTCCATCTTTGAGCATCTCTAGCATGTGTCTTCTTTCAATTCTCATGGTTACTACCTTAGTGTTTCCTAACCTTAAGCTAGGGGTCATTCACCTGAGGTCACTGGATGACCAAGAAgtctatggatagattttaggggaTCTATGAActgaaatggaaaatatatatttttatttcaatatacttggctttctttgtaactctttgtattttgttttatctatTTAAAGACAATCTGGAAAAGGGTCCCTAGTCTTTACCAGACCATCAAAAGAATCGATGatgcaaaaatggttaagaacccctgcacgGAACCCTTATTGTCACCATCCTAAACCACTGAAATAATCTCCTTTCGGGGCTTCTCACCTCCACTATCTTCTGTTAGGATAATGACCCGTTTTCATTGTTGCCTCTCTCACTATCACATTCTGTAGAGATCCAAAGTCtaataataatgtaaaaacaTGGTGAATACTTCAAACACTTCTTATCTCTGCATAGCACTGACAGGCAGCCAGGGAGATCGGCTTGACTCCACTTTGGCCTAGTCATATAATAATATAGATACTAAGCCTTCTCCTCCAGACGTTgcttcaccctgttcctcctcttcAGATGTCACATCCCCTGCTTCCTGCAAGGTCTgcctttgttgttgttaccaTCATTATATAGTCATTAACTTGTAGCAACATCATTTCTGTAATTCTTGCCCTTGTTGCTGGGTAGAAGGTAAAGTGCAGACACCTTTTTCTTAAGTTTGCATCTGGTTCTTgctgtcttccttcctttgatCATGTGCTGTATTCAAAACCAATTCCTCCTCTCAGGTCATCATAGCAAGGAATTTGCTTATTACCATTACCTGCACCCACATAGATGacttttaatcctttcttttttttccttccttccttccttcatctaaATTCTATATCTACCCCACATATAAGGGTATGATTCCCCATGTGGACAGAGggagagcaaggaaggaaggaagaaaggaaggagcagTATGGCCCAACTGGAACTGGCCAGTTGGGTCTCCAGTGGGACAGCTACTACTACTCCcagattgttgttcatcctttgctcttgaagaggaccaatgacatcaggagggttgATGTCTTGccttacaagtgaattggatttaactgaggcagggctgtgcaaagtcatcagcctcactctgtccttcAGAGTCACCTGAGTCCATTGGCAAGACATAggttgactggagatggccccagatgaagGGAAGACCATGgcctcaaacaaactgagacctgcAAAAGACTTAAaagcttaaaaaggtcaaggtctccccactgcatccagggccatctccagttgtcttaacctatgtcttgccactggatgtcaatgactctggaggagagagtgaggctgatgactttgcacagccttgcctcacttaaatccaattcacttgtaaggCAAGGCATCAagcctcctgatgtcattggtcctctttgagagtgaaggacaaacaacagcatctCCCCTAGAGTTCagtactttgcacacagtaggtacattAGAATGCTTCTTGAGGCTAGTTCTGTTGTGAAGACATACCAGCATCATCCATTATATCTGAGTAACGATTCTTTTAAAACAATCTGGCTACTTTCTGCTTAAATACTTTCAATGACTCTCCCTTCCCTACTGAGTTAATTTTAGATGACTCTTCCTTTGAAatcaaagtactttaaaaatcagTGCTACCTTAACATTCCAACCTTATTCCTCTTCTCCTCATACTTTTTACTGCAGACAAAATAAACGacttactgtttttttttaacatttcctaTACATTTTCCCTTTACTTTCTTGCTCATGCTGCATTCTATGCCTATAATATACCATGGATGTCTTTGCATGTTGAATTCTTGTCCTTCTTTTATAGACCAGCTCAAATACCACTTCCTTTATGAAGCTTTTCTCACTCCATCATGTTGAGAATGACCCTTCCTCTTGGGCCTTGTATAGCATCTGGCTTTTCAAACTCTCTGATGCACTTATCATGTAATATTTTATAGTATAATGACTTATGTTTgtgacatttctttcttcatcattCCTTCAATCttatgcctggtacataatatgCACTGAATAagtgccttttcattcattcatttatccatccatccatccatccatccatccatccatccatccatccatccatccatccattcaatcTAAATTCTGTGTCTCCCAGAGCTTACCTAGCACAGTACTCTGCATGCAGTAGATGCTCAACagatattaaatttaatttgttaaattGCAGAGGAGCTCATTTTAGCTTTATATGAAAGGGGGGTACTTCCTAAAGTAAGATAGGCTGTGTGAAGAAATAACA is part of the Dromiciops gliroides isolate mDroGli1 chromosome 4, mDroGli1.pri, whole genome shotgun sequence genome and encodes:
- the LOC122726635 gene encoding 40S ribosomal protein S23-like; protein product: MSKCHGLHTARKLHSHRRVQKWHDKQYKKAHLGTALKANPFGGASHAKGIVLEKVGVEAKQPNSAIRKCVRVQLIKNGEKITAFVPNDGCLNFIEENNEVLVAGFGQKGHAVGDIPGVRLKVVKVANVSLLALYKGKKERPRS